One segment of Triticum aestivum cultivar Chinese Spring chromosome 2A, IWGSC CS RefSeq v2.1, whole genome shotgun sequence DNA contains the following:
- the LOC123191216 gene encoding receptor homology region, transmembrane domain- and RING domain-containing protein 1 isoform X1 has translation MKIIRGAMSSPLCLCAVVCLMAQIGAANVVLMGNNLTLSFDDVEANFSPAVKGSGVNGLVYTAEPLNACSALTSKAVEGPPSPFALVIRGGCTFDEKVKNVQDAGFKAAIVYDNENSGVLVSSVTVAGSSSGIQIYAVFISKFSGEVLKKFSGRTDVEVWIIPTFENSAWSIMAISFISLLAMSAVLATCFFVRRHRIRRDRPRNLEAREFHGMSSQLVKAMPSLIFTKVQEDNCTSSMCAICLEDYTVGEQIRVLPCRHKFHAACVDMWLTSWRSFCPVCKRDAGAGMTGPPASETTPLFASAVHLPSPSSSFRSSVGASPPRPISRRPSSQSISRIYSASGTPHSLNTQRPYRNSSAMSISRSSADLANMSSPYLRTSLLRGGSTHSLVGNHLSPPVNISYAYAPPQMYNSGYGSPSAHAGSSYISNSGYGSSSGYYLGSSSQHRSSAYLRRCGESGPSLSTMAPQSPQQQQSHSQRLRHGGDSDASLNLAGASSAQSFRQSYLRHCGDSDASLSAMASSGQSLPGC, from the exons ATGAAGATCATTCGAGGAGCAATGTCATCTCCTCTCTGTCTCTGTGCAGTGGTTTGCCTCATGGCTCAGATAGGAGCTGCCAATGTAGTTCTGATGGGGAATAATCTTACTTTGTCGTTCGACGACGTTGAGGCGAACTTTT CTCCGGCAGTAAAAGGGTCAGGCGTTAATGGCTTAGTTTATACTGCTGAACCTTTGAATGCCTGCAGTGCATTGACAAGCAAGGCAGTCGAGGGTCCACCGTCTCCGTTTGCACTGGTTATAAGAGGTGGCTGCACATTTGATGAGAAAGTGAAAAACGTGCAGGATGCTGGATTCAAAGCTGCAATAGTGTATGACAATGAAAACAGTGGAGTTCTTGTTTCAA GTGTAACAGTGGCTGGAAGCTCAAGCGGTATTCAGATATATGCTGTGTTCATCTCAAAGTTCTCAGGGGAGGTGCTGAAGAAATTTTCAGGCCGTACTGATGTGGAGGTGTGGATAATACCGACATTCGAGAACTCAGCCTGGTCGATCATGGCGATTTCATTCATTTCACTGCTCGCCATGTCTGCTGTTTTAGCTACCTGTTTCTTTGTGAGAAGACATCGAATAAGGCGGGACCGGCCTAGAAATCTAGAAGCCCGAGAATTCCATGGGATGAGCAGTCAATTAGTTAAGGCGATGCCAAGCCTTATTTTCACCAAAGTGCAAGAGGACAACTGCACGTCGTCGATGTGTGCCATTTGTTTGGAGGATTACACTGTCGGAGAACAAATAAGAGTGCTGCCTTGCCGTCACA AGTTCCATGCAGCTTGTGTGGACATGTGGCTCACATCCTGGAGATCATTCTGCCCCGTATGCAAGCGAGATGCAGGTGCTGGAATGACAGGCCCTCCTGCCTCGGAGACCACCCCATTGTTTGCTTCCGCAGTTCACTTGCCTTCTCCATCATCCTCATTCCGATCAAGCGTGGGAGCATCCCCTCCCAGACCAATAAGCCGGCGACCTTCATCGCAGTCCATATCTCGAATCTACTCTGCTTCCGGCACCCCGCACTCTCTGAACACCCAAAGACCATACAGGAACTCATCAGCCATGAGCATAAGCAGAAGCAGCGCAGACCTCGCAAACATGTCTTCGCCCTACCTCCGCACCTCACTCCTCCGCGGAGGTTCAACACACTCCCTGGTCGGTAACCACCTGTCTCCACCAGTCAACATAAGTTATGCTTATGCCCCACCGCAGATGTACAATTCCGGCTATGGGTCGCCCAGCGCGCATGCCGGTTCTTCATACATCTCCAATTCGGGATATGGATCGTCGTCGGGCTACTACCTGGGCTCATCCAGCCAGCATCGGTCTTCGGCGTACCTGAGACGCTGCGGGGAGTCCGGGCCGAGCCTGTCTACCATGGCCCCTCAGTCGCCACAGCAGCAGCAGTCCCACTCACAGCGGCTGCGCCATGGCGGCGACTCAGACGCGAGCCTGAACCTGGCGGGCGCGTCGTCGGCCCAGTCCTTCCGGCAGTCCTACCTGCGGCACTGCGGCGACTCGGACGCGAGCCTGTCCGCCATGGCTTCTTCGGGGCAGTCGCTACCGGGATGTTGA
- the LOC123191216 gene encoding receptor homology region, transmembrane domain- and RING domain-containing protein 1 isoform X2 translates to MKIIRGAMSSPLCLCAVVCLMAQIGAANVVLMGNNLTLSFDDVEANFSPAVKGSGVNGLVYTAEPLNACSALTSKAVEGPPSPFALVIRGGCTFDEKVKNVQDAGFKAAIVYDNENSGVLVSMAGSSSGIQIYAVFISKFSGEVLKKFSGRTDVEVWIIPTFENSAWSIMAISFISLLAMSAVLATCFFVRRHRIRRDRPRNLEAREFHGMSSQLVKAMPSLIFTKVQEDNCTSSMCAICLEDYTVGEQIRVLPCRHKFHAACVDMWLTSWRSFCPVCKRDAGAGMTGPPASETTPLFASAVHLPSPSSSFRSSVGASPPRPISRRPSSQSISRIYSASGTPHSLNTQRPYRNSSAMSISRSSADLANMSSPYLRTSLLRGGSTHSLVGNHLSPPVNISYAYAPPQMYNSGYGSPSAHAGSSYISNSGYGSSSGYYLGSSSQHRSSAYLRRCGESGPSLSTMAPQSPQQQQSHSQRLRHGGDSDASLNLAGASSAQSFRQSYLRHCGDSDASLSAMASSGQSLPGC, encoded by the exons ATGAAGATCATTCGAGGAGCAATGTCATCTCCTCTCTGTCTCTGTGCAGTGGTTTGCCTCATGGCTCAGATAGGAGCTGCCAATGTAGTTCTGATGGGGAATAATCTTACTTTGTCGTTCGACGACGTTGAGGCGAACTTTT CTCCGGCAGTAAAAGGGTCAGGCGTTAATGGCTTAGTTTATACTGCTGAACCTTTGAATGCCTGCAGTGCATTGACAAGCAAGGCAGTCGAGGGTCCACCGTCTCCGTTTGCACTGGTTATAAGAGGTGGCTGCACATTTGATGAGAAAGTGAAAAACGTGCAGGATGCTGGATTCAAAGCTGCAATAGTGTATGACAATGAAAACAGTGGAGTTCTTGTTTCAA TGGCTGGAAGCTCAAGCGGTATTCAGATATATGCTGTGTTCATCTCAAAGTTCTCAGGGGAGGTGCTGAAGAAATTTTCAGGCCGTACTGATGTGGAGGTGTGGATAATACCGACATTCGAGAACTCAGCCTGGTCGATCATGGCGATTTCATTCATTTCACTGCTCGCCATGTCTGCTGTTTTAGCTACCTGTTTCTTTGTGAGAAGACATCGAATAAGGCGGGACCGGCCTAGAAATCTAGAAGCCCGAGAATTCCATGGGATGAGCAGTCAATTAGTTAAGGCGATGCCAAGCCTTATTTTCACCAAAGTGCAAGAGGACAACTGCACGTCGTCGATGTGTGCCATTTGTTTGGAGGATTACACTGTCGGAGAACAAATAAGAGTGCTGCCTTGCCGTCACA AGTTCCATGCAGCTTGTGTGGACATGTGGCTCACATCCTGGAGATCATTCTGCCCCGTATGCAAGCGAGATGCAGGTGCTGGAATGACAGGCCCTCCTGCCTCGGAGACCACCCCATTGTTTGCTTCCGCAGTTCACTTGCCTTCTCCATCATCCTCATTCCGATCAAGCGTGGGAGCATCCCCTCCCAGACCAATAAGCCGGCGACCTTCATCGCAGTCCATATCTCGAATCTACTCTGCTTCCGGCACCCCGCACTCTCTGAACACCCAAAGACCATACAGGAACTCATCAGCCATGAGCATAAGCAGAAGCAGCGCAGACCTCGCAAACATGTCTTCGCCCTACCTCCGCACCTCACTCCTCCGCGGAGGTTCAACACACTCCCTGGTCGGTAACCACCTGTCTCCACCAGTCAACATAAGTTATGCTTATGCCCCACCGCAGATGTACAATTCCGGCTATGGGTCGCCCAGCGCGCATGCCGGTTCTTCATACATCTCCAATTCGGGATATGGATCGTCGTCGGGCTACTACCTGGGCTCATCCAGCCAGCATCGGTCTTCGGCGTACCTGAGACGCTGCGGGGAGTCCGGGCCGAGCCTGTCTACCATGGCCCCTCAGTCGCCACAGCAGCAGCAGTCCCACTCACAGCGGCTGCGCCATGGCGGCGACTCAGACGCGAGCCTGAACCTGGCGGGCGCGTCGTCGGCCCAGTCCTTCCGGCAGTCCTACCTGCGGCACTGCGGCGACTCGGACGCGAGCCTGTCCGCCATGGCTTCTTCGGGGCAGTCGCTACCGGGATGTTGA
- the LOC123038310 gene encoding receptor homology region, transmembrane domain- and RING domain-containing protein 1, which produces MPAPSSWLAVAGRSAPPRLLILLLVPGRRTELPIPICLTHSLVGNHLSPPVNISYAYAPPQMYNSGYGSPSPHAGPSYISNSGYGSSSGYYLGSSSQHRSSAYLRRCGESGPSLSTMAPQSPQQRQSQLLRHGGESDASLNLAQSFRQSYLRHCGDSDASLSAMASSGQSLPGC; this is translated from the coding sequence ATGCCGGCGCCTTCCTCTTGGCTCGCCGTCGCCGGCCGCAGCGCCCCTCCACGGCTCCTAATCCTCCTGCTCGTTCCCGGCCGCCGTACCGAGCTCCCAATCCCCATCTGCCTCACACACTCCCTGGTCGGTAACCACCTGTCTCCACCAGTCAACATAAGTTATGCTTATGCCCCACCACAGATGTACAATTCCGGCTATGGGTCGCCCAGCCCGCATGCCGGTCCTTCATACATCTCCAACTCTGGGTACGGATCGTCGTCGGGCTACTACCTGGGCTCGTCCAGCCAGCATCGGTCTTCGGCGTACCTGAGACGCTGCGGGGAGTCGGGGCCGAGCCTGTCCACCATGGCTCCTCAGTCACCACAGCAGCGGCAGTCCCAGCTGCTGCGGCACGGCGGCGAGTCGGACGCGAGCCTGAACCTGGCCCAGTCCTTCCGGCAGTCCTACCTGAGGCACTGCGGCGACTCGGACGCGAGCCTGTCTGCCATGGCGTCGTCGGGGCAGTCGCTACCGGGATGTTGA